GGCTGTCTGCTGACATGCACATTGTAGATAAGCTATCACAATGTTTCAATGACCCCAATATAACAACAACGCCTAGACTTACCCAGCTCACTCAATGAAGGTCTGACTTTATTAGACTGTAATCATCTTGAGTTTTTAGTGGTCTTTTTGTAGGACACCAGTATAAATTGCCCTAAATAACACTTTAACCTATTTGTTTTGCACATACTATTGTAATTTCGCcttgtgggacaaataaaggatttattattattattattattattattattataattattattattttgtagccAATGACACTAATACTCACTAATAACTTGGAGCATCTCAGGTGCAAGTGTCACACAATCAGCATTCTGATATATAAGGACATAAAGTCAGTGTTAGGTTTCTGACCGTGCAGGACGCCAACACTCCTCTTTAGTTGTTACTAAACAAGGAGACAATAGACACCTGTCTTCCAACAGGGTCAGTAGACACTTCTGTTAAGTTGCAGTACATTCTGTTCGCACTGTGAAGTGGTTCTGTATTGTTTTTGTGGTCTGACAGGTGGGCAGGATGGGGGAGCGGGCCGTCAGCAGCTCGGTGGCTGCTATCTCTCCAGTGCAGCAGATGCTGGCTTCTGGCACCGGAGCCCTCCTCACATCTATTTTTGGTGAGATCAtgcaagtagggctgcacagttAATTGCAAATGTGTCGTaattgcaatatggactagtgcaatatccaaatcgcaggtgaggcgcaatatttgttaaaggcaaaatatgtctcaaaccattctgaattaagcgttgtggtgctgcagatgtcccggcctacaaatcctatctaATGGACTTAGGTAccgcaaaaatcacactataagcaatttcaatttaatatttttcaatgaaaattacAATTATGATTCAAAATTGATCATTCCCTCCCATATTTTGAATCTTATCCCAATCACAATATCAgccaaaataatcgcaattagataatttcctcatatcatgcagccctaaaACAAAGACCAGAAAAAAGCCACTTGTGTGCCTTTAAGTCTAATCGATATTTTATATAGTTTCACACAATGTACACTTGTATGTATGTCTTGTACACTTGCAAACATTTGAAAGTTAtattgttcagttttttttggttaTAGAGATATGTTGATTCAACTGTGCGATCATTTTGAAGGTTTTGTACTTTGTGGTGCTGTTGGAGCGTACTGCAGTACAGAGAGTAGTACCTTTACGCTGTGTATTTGACCTGATAAGGCTACATTGTGAACATCAAATTAGTGTTGAAATCATagaagtagggctgcaactaacaattatattcatagttgattaatctgtagattattttcttgattaattgattagttgtttggtctttaaaatgtcagaagatgatgaaaaatgtggatcactGTTTCCCAAACGCCtatgatgacatcatcaaatttcttgttttgtccgcaactcaaagatattcattctgctgtcacagaggagagaagaaactagaacatattcatatttaacaagctggattcaatacatttttacttttttcttaaaaaatgactcaaatcgACTAATCGATTATCCAAATAGTTGGCAATTTAAGGTGACAATAAATCGATTAATTGTTGCAGCGCTACATAGAAGTGATCAAAAGAAAcctcaaaacacaaaagaacgTTCACACATCTCAATAAACAGCTCAAAGAACCCCCTCAAGTTCCCCGACTCACTTATATCACCACCTGTGAGTCCCAGGGCCTCACTACATGAAAAACCCATTAACATCCCGGGCAGCGGCTCTGTTATTTAGTCTACTCTTATTGATATAAATGGGCtggacaaaataatagaaatacCTGCCAGTATTATGAAACAACTAACAGCATCACAAACTACATCCTCcaaaacagtttcaacaaaaacgGAACATTATAACCCTTCATGAGGAGAGGATTAATGCAGGCGTGTTGTATCAGACAGCATTAGTTTTACAgtggtgtacctaataaactggcaactgacTGCATGCCATTAATAATAATTGAGTCTGTCAATGTATTTGTTTACAGTCACACCGCTGGACGTTGTGAAGATCAGGCTGCAGGCTCAGCAAACACCGTTCCACCAAGGTAGGCTTGTCTTCTTCTGTGGTTTTAGGTCATACATTAACCAAGGTAACCAAGCAATGGCTTTGCTTTTAACAGCTACTTGTGGTTGCCACGTGTATCTTGATGCTTTTAACCCCACAACACctgttctttgtgtttgtttgttttttgcaccGTCTTCATCTTTGACCTCTGCCTTTCTCTGCCCTgcctttttgctttgttttgtagcTTTAGCGTGTGAATCAGCTCCGTGGGGGGGCGTCATCCGCCCGTCCAAGTGTGAGTATCCGACCCACTGTCGCTGCAAAAATACTGTAGTCCAGCACAACTTTCTGTGTGTAGGCACAGGCTCAGCCGACAAACATATCTTGCCAAAGAAAACCCAATAAGCCCTTTCTGAAATAGAGTCCAATGCTTTCTGTCAGCTTAGATGAATTGAATCTCTGCCATCATAAACATGTATATCTTAAAGTTAAAGGTTGAACTTTTAACCTTTTTAGATGTGCACGTTCTTTGCCTTTAGTTGGTGTGGCTGCAGTTTTGTACCTGGCTTTAAACTACCATTTTATGTTGGTAGATACTCTAAAATTTGGTATCttcaagaaacacaaaacactgcACATGTTCCCTAACTACAATCAACATTTCTTCGTAgaccattttctttactcctGCTCACTAGGGCtaggcaatatggagaaaatctaatatcacgatatatttgaccaaatacctcagtaATGATACAAccatattgtagtgttgactattgatgctttcacaaaatatttgttttataaataatCTGTAATAATCAGTAATGTAGAtaaaatgactaagtgggtaaaggcaaataatgcaacagttacaacagtctggtaagatcacAAAAGGACTTAActgtactgtaatgcagccttttaaaccaggaaaagacaaaacttaTGCTGTATTACGAAATCCacaatctaagacgatatctaggcTCATATCccgatatcaatataatatcaatatattaccCAGCTCTACCGCTTACTCGTTACCCTTTCCGagtaaatgttgtgttttttgttttctgggaTATTTCCACAGGGTAATATTTGCAGTAGGAGCAGGTTGTGaaatgaaatagtttttttttttagttaacaTTTCTTGTCAATAGTCATCTCTCTTATACCAGCtctaaataaacacacaaagtaaGCAGTGACAAGGACAGCCCTGAGGTTATCTTCTCAGTAACTCTGTGGTCATTGCCATCCCGTCTATTATTGGTCacatttctctcctctgtctaaGATTAGACAATTCAGTTTAGAAAACGTAACCGATTGAATCATACTAATATGCAGATAGTTGTTGAACTAGAATATCTTTTAATTCTCTGGGGATTGCTGGGCAGGCTTGTGTCACGCAGCATTTTCAACTGGCTGTTGTGTCTCTCCCAGggaaatgtttcctgtattgtaACGGACTGATGGACCACATCTACGTGTGTCAGAATGGAACCAGTTGCACCAGCTGGTACAAAACACCAACACATTTCAGTGGGACACTTGTGAGTACCAGTACATCGGCAGCGTCGCTTCGGCCACAAAATGAACCCAAATGTGTTGAcgcatgttttgtgtgttaattCCATAGGATGCGTTTGTGAAAATCTCCCGACATGAAGGACTCCGGTCTCTGTGGAGTGGACTACCACCAACACTGTGAGTATCCCAAAAAATACTTGTAGAATAAATGTGTAAGAACAGAAATTCAGATTTGGGTGGAAAGACACTGATGTAAGCGGTTGTTTTATTCTGATGTGTAGTATTTTGCCAAGATTACAAGGGTAAAGGTTGCTCTGTAAATGTCATCAAATCAGCATTTGGACTCATTGAATGCTGTGAGGGTTGAGTTTTTGCACAGCCATGCACTTCCAGTGAGAACAGCCAATAATTTACCAAATGTCTTGAACAAATGATTAAAGATAACTTCCCAAGAATTAAATTTTACTGTAGACGGAAAATCCAAGGTGATGCTGTTTTGGTGCTGGTGATGCCGGAGatatttactttaaataatataaaacagaaaGAAGCAGGAAGTCTCCATTAATGAGGGgctaaaaacaacactttttgtcatttttgcatGTGAAATAACTTCTTCAGTTTACCTCTAGTGAATAtatctgcatctttttttttttttttatacggAAACTTTCTATTGCTATGGCACACAGTGTACAATGTTGTCCtttgtttatttgcatgtgtatgtgcagGGTTATGGCTGTACCGGCCACTATCATCTACTTCACCTGCTACGACCAGCTGCGGGACTTCCTGAGATACGGTCTGGGTTTCCAGGGCAGCCACATCCCTCTTGTTGCTGGGGGTCTGGCCAGATGTAAGTCCATTAAAGCACACATCAATACCCTAACTATAGAAGCCTAacacgtgcgtgtgtgtctcttcTACACTCCCTGAGTGCATGCCAGGAAAAGATGACAGTCAAAAACATGCAACTGAAATGCTAGAATATCCTTGAATtagatattttaatatttattactattataagCATTGATTTAAGACTGTAGTAGTGCAGTATTTCCATCCAAGATAACTGTGTCTGAGTCTCTGTCAAAAAGCTGgagattgtgtgtttgtgtgtgggttgcAGTGGGGGCAGTGACGGTGATCAGCCCTCTGGAGCTGGTCAGGACCAAGATGCAGTCCCGCCGGCTGTCCTACAGCGAGCTGCGGGTGTGTATCCGCTCCGCTGTGGCTCAGGACGGCCTGCTGTCCCTGTGGAGGGGCTGGGGACCCACCGTTCTCAGAGATGTACCCTTCTCTGGTGAGAGCTGCCCCACAGAATGCAACAAATGCACAATCTATCCAGTTTTATCAAGCCTTTtgttaacttaaaaaataaaacaattacacTACATTGGAAAATCTATCTTATCCTCTTGTCAAACCACTCCTGCAGCATATTTCTCTCGTCTGCCGTCATTTCATATCTTCTTTCATATCATAGCTGAATACACGGTTACCGTGTTTTACTGTCTGCATCCCTAAAGTTTatgcaaatattttaaaacttcTTAGCATTTTCCTAAGTCCATTTTATACATACGGCCCAATATCATGCAACGCACCTTTGCCTTAAGGGACTTTACAATCTGCACAGCATACAACACCCTCTGTCCTGATTCTCGATTCTGATAAAGAGGAACTTTAACAAACCTGTAAACCGTTTTGTAATGTATTAACCGCATTGTATTGCATTGTAAAATCTATGCCCTGGCTACGTGCGAAGGTATGCAGAGACACAGACCTACGCCAAACTCTACGCcttagcctgacgtgcacctcccGAAAAATGTACCTACACGTCGAGGTGACACACGTCGCACGGCTGTGGCTTGGTAGTGTtgctcatttcctggttctccttcccCATAAACGGCATGAACTCATGGAGAGGGTTAACCTTTCCCGCTACTACATTTCCCACCACGGTCAGAAAGCagaggggagacactttgtttctctcactatgccTCTAGAGTCGGCACTCGCTGCAGAGCTAATCGCCGTCACGCTCTCACTCGCTCTccccacacactccccacacacacacacgcagatacACGCCAGCTCTGcttttctcttaaagagatcaacgcacacaccaacgcacaagcAGAATCTTCAGGCCACTTGCGTCGGCTACTgtgaaagctctgcgtggagcctgaGGTGACTCTAGCTGTCcctgttgtgtgtatttgcagcttTGTACTGGTTCAACTATGAACTGGTGAAGGCCCGGCTGTGTCAACGGTCCCGAATGACTCAGGCCAACTTCTCCATCAGCTTTACTGCGGGAGCCATCTCTGGAGCTGTGAGTACTCCGCTTTACTGTAAAGACTCACCTGTCCTCTGTTGCAACACGGACACTTTTCTTGTAATGTCCTTGTGGATGTTACTCAACGTAGAAACACAGGATTCTCCCGGATAAAGTATTAGCCCTACAGGTTAATGTTTAGGCCACCAGTTATACTTATTTCTGAAATGAATGATTATTCTAAATGCACACATAATATTTAACAGTTTGAAGTGTAATGATTGGCTGCACCTGTGTATTGTACATTTCATCTGTCAGATTGCTGCGATCCTGACGCTGCCTTTTGACGTGGTGAAGACACGGAGACAGATCCAGCTAGGAGAAATGGACACTCTGGGAGGTCTTTacttatatttatgttttgtgaaatgtatCAACTTATGTATGAAGAATGTTCTAAACAGTAACTTGTTCTGATTCCTCCTAGTTTCCTTAAAGAAAACCACGTCCACATGGCACATAATGAAGGGGATATGGGCTGAGATGGGCTACAGGGGTCTTTTtgcaggtaaacacacactctATGCTGTTTTATGGcaagtgaaaatgtgtttgcttTGCTCAGAAGTGAAAACAGTTGTATTTTCTCCAGGTTTCATGCCCAGGGTGATCAAAGTGGCCCCAGCCTGCGCTGTCATGATAAGCACCTATGAGTTTGGAAAGACCTTCTTCCAAAAGATGAACCTTGATCGCGAGGGACTGGGATCCTGAAGGCTGTCTGTACGGTGCTGGGTGATTGTTCACAGCGGCACATTCAGACAGTGTTATCAGGACAAAGTCTTCTCAAACAGAAGCTTGAGGAACACGCTGGCCTGCATTTGGTTTGGTgtgaacataaaatatgaaGATTCACAGACAAATCAGGGATGTTTCCTCTTTCACATCTGCTCTCTGGAAATGTAAACACAGACTGCTAAGACTTGACACATCTTACTTCCATGAACTGAATAACAAGCTTGGACAACAAGCTTGGAGCTCGAGCCACAGACTTAATGTGTGTTGATTAGTAAATTTTAATCTGGTATCTTTCTCTTGCTTAAGC
The nucleotide sequence above comes from Etheostoma spectabile isolate EspeVRDwgs_2016 chromosome 15, UIUC_Espe_1.0, whole genome shotgun sequence. Encoded proteins:
- the slc25a39 gene encoding mitochondrial glutathione transporter SLC25A39 isoform X1; this encodes MGERAVSSSVAAISPVQQMLASGTGALLTSIFVTPLDVVKIRLQAQQTPFHQALACESAPWGGVIRPSKWKCFLYCNGLMDHIYVCQNGTSCTSWYKTPTHFSGTLDAFVKISRHEGLRSLWSGLPPTLVMAVPATIIYFTCYDQLRDFLRYGLGFQGSHIPLVAGGLARLGAVTVISPLELVRTKMQSRRLSYSELRVCIRSAVAQDGLLSLWRGWGPTVLRDVPFSALYWFNYELVKARLCQRSRMTQANFSISFTAGAISGAIAAILTLPFDVVKTRRQIQLGEMDTLGVSLKKTTSTWHIMKGIWAEMGYRGLFAGFMPRVIKVAPACAVMISTYEFGKTFFQKMNLDREGLGS
- the slc25a39 gene encoding mitochondrial glutathione transporter SLC25A39 isoform X2; amino-acid sequence: MGERAVSSSVAAISPVQQMLASGTGALLTSIFVTPLDVVKIRLQAQQTPFHQGKCFLYCNGLMDHIYVCQNGTSCTSWYKTPTHFSGTLDAFVKISRHEGLRSLWSGLPPTLVMAVPATIIYFTCYDQLRDFLRYGLGFQGSHIPLVAGGLARLGAVTVISPLELVRTKMQSRRLSYSELRVCIRSAVAQDGLLSLWRGWGPTVLRDVPFSALYWFNYELVKARLCQRSRMTQANFSISFTAGAISGAIAAILTLPFDVVKTRRQIQLGEMDTLGVSLKKTTSTWHIMKGIWAEMGYRGLFAGFMPRVIKVAPACAVMISTYEFGKTFFQKMNLDREGLGS